The genomic segment TGGAGGGCGGCCACGAGCTCGCCCTCGCCAACGTGCGCCCCGTCGTCGAGGCCGCCGCCGCGATCGGCACCACGGTCACCCTGGACGCCGAGGACCACACCACCCTCGACTCGATGTTCGCCATCCACGAGGAGCTGCGGAAGGACTTCCCGCAGACCGGCTGCGTCATCCAGTCCTACCTGTTCCGCACGGAGGCCGACGCCCGCCGCCTGGCCGCCGCCGGCAGCCGCGTCCGCATCGTGAAGGGCGCCTACAAGGAGCCCGCCGAGGTCGCGTACCAGGACAAGGCGGAGATCGACAAGGCGTACGTGCGGATCATGCGCATCCTCATGGAGGGCGACGGGTACCCGATGATCGGGTCCCACGACCCGCGCCTGATCTCCATCGCGCAGGAGCTCGGACGCCGAGCGGGGCGCAAACTGGACGAGTACGAATTCCAGATGCTGTACGGCATCCGCAGCGACGAGCACCTGCGGCTCGCCGCCGAGGGCCACCGCATGCGGGTGTACACCGCCTACGGCACCGACTGGTACGGCTACTTCATGCGCCGTCTCGCGGAGAAGCCGGCGAACCTCCTCTTCTTCGGCCGCTCCATCCTCACCAAGGGCTGACCTCACCAAGGGCTGAGCTCCCTTTCCCCCGACCCCCCTTAAGGAGATACGGAACTCATGGACGCTGTGACCCAGGTCCCCGCGCCGGTCAACGAGCCGGTGCACGGCTACGCCCCCGGCTCCCCGGAGCGTGCCCGCCTCGAGACCAAGCTCAAGGAGCTCGCCGAGAACCCCATCGAGCTGCCGATGACCATCGGCGGCGAGAAGCGCCTCGGCGGCGGCGAGCCCTTCAAGGTCGTGCAGCCGCACAACCACCAGGCCGTCATCGGCACCGGCCGCGGCGCCACCCAGCAGGACGCCCAGGACGCGATCGACGCCGCCCTGGCCGCCGCCCCCGCGTGGCGCGCGATGTCCTTCGACGACCGTGCCGCGATCATCCTGCGCGCCGCCGAGCTGCTCTCCACGACGTGGCGCGAGACCCTGGCCGCCTCCACGATGCTCGGCCAGTCGAAGACCGCCCAGCAGGCCGAGATCGACACCCCGTGTGAGCTCGTCGACTTCTGGCGCTTCAACGTCAAGTACGCCCGTGACCTGCTCGCCGAGCAGCCCCCGGCCAACGCGACCGGCGTCTGGAACCGTCTGGACCACCGCCCGCTCGAGGGCTTCGTCTACGCGATCACGCCGTTCAACTTCACCGCCATCGCGGGCAACCTCCCCACCGCCCCCGCCCTGATGGGCAACGTGGTCGTGTGGAAGCCGTCCCCGACGCAGACGCACGCCGCCGTGCTGCTCATGCAGCTCCTGGAGGAGGCGGGCCTGCCCAAGGGCGTCATCAACCTCGTCACCGGTGACGGCATCGCCGTCTCCGAGGTCGCCCTGAACCACCGCGACCTGGCCGGCATCCACTTCACCGGCTCGACGCCGACCTTCCAGCACCTGTGGAAGACGGTCGGCGAGAACATCGCGAAGTACCGCACGTACCCGCGTCTCGTCGGCGAGACCGGCGGCAAGGACTTCGTCGTCGCCCACCCGAGCGCCGACCGCGCGATCCTGAAGACCGCGCTGACCCGCGGCTCCTTCGAGTTCCAGGGCCAGAAGTGCTCCGCGACCTCGCGCGCCTACATCCCGGCCTCCATCTGGAACGACGGGTTCAAGGAGGAGTTCGCGGCCGAGGTCGACGGCATCAAGATGGGTGACGTCACCGACCTGTCGAACTTCATCGGCGCCGTCATCGACGACCGCGCGTTCGCCAAGAACAAGGCGGCCATCGACCGCGCCAAGGCCGACGACACCTGCACGATCGTCGCGGGCGGCACCTACGACGACTCGGTCGGCTACTTCGTGCGCCCGACCGTCGTCGAGTGCACTGACCCGGCCAACGAGGTCTTCACGACCGAGTACTTCGGCCCGTTCCTCGCCGTGTACGTGTACGACGACAGCAAGGCCGACGCGTACGACGAGATGCTGACCCAGATGGAGTCGGTGTCCGACTACGCGCTCACCGGCTCGGTCATCGCCAACGACCGCGCCGCGGCCGCGTACACGATGGAGAAGCTCCGCTACGCCGCGGGCAACTTCTACATCAACGACAAGTCGACCGGCGCCGTCGTCGGCCAGCAGCCCTTCGGCGGCGGCCGCGCCTCCGGCACCAACGACAAGGCCGGTGCCCCGCAGAACCTGCAGCGGTGGACGCTGACCCGCGCCATCAAGGAGACGCTGGTCCCGCCGACCGAGTACGGCTACCCGCACATGGGCTGACGCCCACCAGGCCCTGACGGGCCCCCTGAACCCCGCCTCCGATCCGGGCCCCACCCCGATCGGAGGCGGTGTCTTTTTCCGGCTCGTCCGGACCGCGGGTCAGGTGAGGGCTTCGACGGCGATGCGGGTGATGTCCTCCGCGATCCGGTCCTCGCCGGGCGTGTCCGGGTCGAGCCGGGTCGTGTACACGGAGATGACCAGCGGCGCCTGCTTCGGCGGCCAGGCCACGGCGACGTCGTTGACGCCTCCGTAGGCGGGCGAGCCCGTCTTGTCGCCGACCCGCCACTCCTTCGGGACCCCGGCCCTGATCCGCTTGTCGCCGGTGGTGTTCTCCACCAGCCAGCGGGTCAACTGGCCGCGGTCGAGCGGGTGGAGGGCCTTGCCGAGGACGAGCTTGCGCAGGTTCGCGGTCATCGCCGCCGGGGTCGTCGTGTCCCGCCGGTCACCGGGGATGTTGGTGTTGAGGTCGGTCTCCCACCGGTCGAGCCGGGTGCGGGAGTCGCCGAGGGAGCGCGCGAACTCGGTGACACCGGCGGGCCCGCCGATGCGCCGCATCAGCAGATTGGCCGCGGAGTTGTCGCTGTAGGTGATGGTGGCGTCGCACAACTCCCGTACGGTCATGCCCGTTTCGAGGTGCATCTCGGTGCGCGGCGAGTACGTGATGAGGTCGTCGCGCCCATATCTGATGAGTACGTCGAGCAGACCGGGTTCCTGTTCGCGTGCCCGGCGCAGGATCGCCGCGGCCGCCAGGACCTTGAACGTCGAGGCGATGGCGAAGCGTTCGTCCGCGCGGTAAGCGACGACGGCGCCGGTGCCGGTGTGCAGGGCGTGGACGCCTATGCGGCCCGGATAGCTCTCTTCCAGGGCGCGCAGGCGGCGGGCGGCGTCGGAGGGGGTGGCGGAGGCGACGGGGGCCGCGGCGCTCGCGGTGCCGGAGACCGAGAGGAGCACGGGGGCGGCGGCCGCGGTGCCGAGGACGGCGCGGCGGGATGCGGATGGCGTCATGATCCAGACGGTACCGGCAGCGGGTTCCTGGACGCCGCGGTGATCACCTCGTCCAGGACGTCGCGGGCCCGCAGCAACTCGGCGACCTGGCGGTCGATCCTGGCCCGCTCCTCCGTCAGCTCGTCCACCAGCCAGGGGGTCGCGGACGCGGAAGGGCCGCCGTCCTTGTCCCGCATGCACGGAAGCAGCTGCACGATCTTCGCGCTGCACAGGCCCGCCGCGAACAGCTCCTGGATGTGGACGACACGGTCCACGGCGGCCTCCGGGTAGTCGCGGTGACCGCCCGGGGTGCGGTCCGCGTACAGCAGGCCCTGCTCCTCGTAGTAGCGCAGGGACCGCTCGCTCACAGCGGTACGCTTCGCCAGCTCGCCGATCCTCACGCCGTGCTCCTTCGCACTTGAATCTCACACCGGTGTCAGCTTCTACCGTTCCGGCATGACGAACACCGCGCTTCTCTCGCCCTATTCCGCAGGCCCCCTCGGCCTCCTCCGCAACCGCATGGTGATGGCCCCCATGACCCGCGCACGCGCCGCGGAGGACGGCACCCCGCTGCCCGTCGTCGCCGACCACTACGCCCAGCGTGCGGGCGCCGGGCTCATCGTCACCGAGGGCATCTGGCCCAGCAGCCGCGGCCAGAGCGGCTGGCGCTACCCGGGGCTGCAGACCGCCGCCCACGTCGAGGGATGGCGGCGGGTCACCGACGCCGTGCACGCCAAGGGCGGCCGCATCTACGCGCAGCTGATGCACGGCGGCCGCAACGGTCACCCCCTGGCCCGCATCGACGGGGACCTGCCGCTCGCGCCGTCCGCCGTCACGCCGCCCGGCCACGCGCACGGCCCGGACGGCACCAAGCCCGACTACGTCGCCCCGCGCGAGATGACCCGCGACGACATCCGCACGGCGGTACGGGACTTCGTGGACGCCGCCCGCAACGCCGTCGCGGCCGGCTTCGACGGCGTCGAACTGCACGGCGCCAACAGCTACTTGATCCACCAGTTCCTCGCCGACAACACCAACCTGCGCGACGACGAGTACGGGCGGGGCTCCGTCGCCGACCGCATCCGCTTCGCCGTCGAGGTGGTCCGCGCCGTCGCCGACGCCATCGGGGCCGCACGGCTCGGGCTGCGGCTCTCGCCGGGCAACCCGCAGTTCGGCATGGCGGAGGCCGACCCCGGGCCCGTCTACCGCGCGCTGCTCGACGAGCTCGACGGGCTCGGCCTCGCCTACCTCCACCTCACCGACAACGACCGCTACCCGGCCCTCGCCGACCTGCGGCCCCGCTGGCACGGCGTCCTCATCGGCAACGTCGGCGAGAACGGCGACCCGACGACTCGTGAGGCGGGCGAGGCCGTCCTCGCGACCGGCCTCGCCGACCTCGTGTCGTACGGGCGGGGGTTCATCTCCAACCCGGATCTGCCCGAACGGTTCGCCGCGGGAGCACCTCTCCAGGAGATCGACGAGGCCCACCTCTACACGCACGGCGCGGAGGGCTACACCGACTACCCGGCCCTCGCGGACCTCCTGGTCTCCGCTCAGACCTCCACGAGCACCTGATCCAGCGACTTCCGTACGAGATCGGGGACCCGGCAGTCCGCCGCCGGATACCCCACCGGGATCACCGCGAACGCCTTCTCGTTCTCGGGGCGGCCCAGCACCTCCCGCAGGAACCGCATCGGGCTCGGCGTGTGGATGAGCGCGGCGAGGCCCGACAGGTGCAGGGCGGACAGCAGCATCCCCACCGCGATGCCGACCGACTCGTCCACGTAGTAGTGCTTGTGCTTGGTGCCGTCCTCGCCCAGCCAGTACCGCTGCTGGAAGACGACGATCAGGGCGGGCGCGTCCGTCAGATGCGGCTTCACCTCGTCCGTGCCGAGGGGGCGCAGGGCCGCGAGCCACTCCTCGCCGAGGCGCCCGTCGTACGAGATCTGCTCCTCGTGCTCCGCCGCCTCGCGGATGCGGCGGCGGACCTCCGGGTCCTGGACGAGGACGAACGTCCACGGCTGCTGGTGCGCGCCGGACGGCGCGGTCGCCGCGCACGCGATGGCGTCCCGCACGACCTGCTCGGGCACGGGGTCCGGAGCGAACTGCCGCACGGTGCGGCGCTCCTGCATCCGCTCCCTCAACTCGGCCGCGTGCGCCAGGGATTCGGCCACGGGCATGCGGTCCGGGCGGTAGGGGACGGAGCTGTAGGGCTCGCCGTGGATGGGGGTCCACTCTCGCTGCTGCTCGGTGTCAGACATGCTCCGATTCTGGGGTGAGGGACGGTGTCCGCGCCATGGTGCAGACCAATGTGTGATCAGCTCCAGCCACGCACGATCAGGGCCAGACCCACGGCGAACCCGGTGCCGAGCAGGGCCAGATAGAGGGGATAGCGGCGGCGGAGGCGGTGGGCGAGGAAGCCGAGGGCGCCGAAGGCGAGTCCCACGGCGAGGGTGCGGGAGCCGCGCGAGAGGGCCGAGCGGGCCAGCCAGTCGGCCGGGGTGATGTCGGCGCGGCCCGCCTCACGTGCGTACACCTTGAAGGGGATGCCGTTCCAGGGCTGGTGGCGGACGGCCGCCGCGGATGCGACGGCGAGCTCGTGGCGGACCTCGGCGCGCATCCGGTCCGTGGTGAGGGGCTGCGGCAACTGCACGCCGGAGGCCGAGAGTTGAAGGGCGAGCAGGCCTCCGGCGAGGCTGCCCGCGAGCGCCGCCAGCGACAGCTTGAGGGCCCTGCGCGGCGCCGCGACGCACACGATCGCGAGGAACAGCTCCGGCATCAGCGGCCAGCTCAGCGCCTCCGCGCCCGCCCACAGGAAACCGGCGAGCAGCCCCCAGCGGGAGCCCGCGGCCGCGGCGACCCGCTTGCGCGCCGCCGAGTCCGCCAAGGGCTCCTGCGTCGTACGCCGGTGCAGCGCCGCCACCGCGTCGCGGGCCTCGGCCGGAGTGGCCGACGCGGGCAGCGGGGCGCCGACGGCGACGCGGACCAGGGCGGGGCGGAGCCTGCCGTGCTTGGGCAGCAGGCGGTCCGTGCCCGCGATGGCCACCGGCACGACGGGCACGCCCGCGTGCTCCGCGAGGACGAGAGCGCCGCGGTGGAACGACCCCAGTGCGCCGTCCCGGCCGCGCGTGCCCTCGGGGAAGAGGACCACGGCGCGGCCCGCGCGCAGGGCGTCGGTCCTGGTCAGGAGGTCGTCCATGCCGCCACCCGTGCGGCGCACCGGGAAGCCCGCGGCGAGGCGGCTGCAGATCCGGCGCCGCCAGGGGGAGGCGAACCAGTAGTCGGCGGCCGCGCCGATCGCGGGGGAGTGGCGGGCGTCGAGGGCGGCGAGCAGGGCGGCGGTGTCGGCGTGCGAGGAGTGGTTGGCGACGACGACGCAGCCGCCGCGCGGCAGGCGCCCGCGCCGCTCCACGCCTCCGGTGAGGGTGAGCAGGGTCCACCACAGGGCACGGCGCAGGACGGCGGGGAGGGCAAGCCCCTGTGGCGTAACGGCCTTGCAGGTCGGTCGAGTTGGGGAGGGTGTCCTCACAGCGTCACCGCCATCGTCAGCAACAGCGCCACCAGCAGCGAGTCGATCCGGTCGAGCAGGCCGCCGAAGCCGGGCAGCCAGGTGCCCGCGTCCTTCACGCCCGCCTCACGCTTGACCATCGACTCCATGAGGTCGCCGAGGACGCAGCCGACGAGGACGGCGGCCCACAGGACGGGGGTGAAGGCGCCGACCGCAGCCAGGGCGGCGGCGGTTGCCGCGGCCGCGCCCGCGACGCCTGCCCACGTCTTGTCGGGGGAGAGCGGGGAGAGCGCGCGGGCGAGCGGGCCGGTGCGGCCGAGCGCGGTGCCGCCGCACCACGCGCCCACGTCACCGAAGGCCACGGCGACGCCGACGGCCACCGCGGTGTCGCCCAGCAGGACGAGGCCGCACAGCGGGAGCGGGATCCACAGGAGCCCGAAGAGCGTGCGGCACGCGCGCGTGAAGCCTTCGTCCGCGTCCCCGGAGAACAGCGCCACCGCGGCGGCGGCGATCAGGAGAGCGGCGACCGCCCGCAGGTCGAGGGCGTCGGGCGCGGCCCACGCGATGCCGGGCACGGCCACGGCCGCCACCCCGAGCACCGCCCGCTCACCGCGGGGCAGCGCGGCCATCCGCGCGTACTCGCCGACCGCGACCACCCCGAGCCCGGCCGCGAGCGCGAACGCCCCCGCCCGCCCCACGAAGAACGCCCCGAGGAACAGCGGCGCGGCAAGTGCCCAGGTCCGCCACCGCTTGCGCAGCTCGGCCCGCATCCGCACCCGCGAGGGCAGCGCGGCGACGGCGACACCGCCGGCGCCGAGCACCCCGGCGACGACGGGCACGGCCCGCCCCACCGCCTCCCCCGCGACTCCACCCACGACGAGCGCCGCACTCATCGCGCACCGCCGTCCAGCTCGCGCCACAGGCGCCCGAGCCGCAGCGCCGCCGTCAGCGCCGAGCCCGCCGCGAGGACCGCGAGGACCGGCACCGTCCAGCCGGACGCCGCCGCGACCACGACCAGCGCGCAGCGTTCCGTCTTGCCGACCGGGCCGCCGTTGAGGCGGTCCGCGCCCGCCGCCACGCCGGCCAGGGAGACCCACGACGGGAGGGTCGCCGCGAGGCCCGCCGTCGCCACCAGCCACAGCGGGGCCAGCGGCAGGAAACCCGCGAGGACGACCAAGTCGGCCGCGCGGTCGCCGAGTTCGTTGAGGAGCGCGCCCCTGCGCGTCGTACGGCCCGTGGCACGGGCGAGCGCGCCGTCCAGGTTCGCGAAGGCCAGGCGCGCGGCGAGCAGGAGGGCCACCAGTGGCGCCGCGTACCCGGAGGGAACGATGGCGAGGGTCAGCGCTGCGCCCGCGGCGCACACGACACCCGCCAGCGTGAGGGTGTCCGGTGACACCTCGCGGCGGGCCAGCGCCGCGCGCACGCCGGACAACTTGTCCGCGTACCAGGGCTTGAGAGCGTAGAGGCCGTTCATGGCACCGACTCTGCCGCCGTCCGGGCGCGCGCAAATCGGGGTGCGTACTCAGCTGCGGCCTGAGTACCGTAGGGACGTGACCACCCTGCGCAGAGCCCACACCAGTGACCTGACGGCGGCCGAACTCCGGGACGCGCGCGCCCTGATGGACGCCGCCTTCGACGACGACTTCAGCGACCACGACTGGGAGCACGGACTCGGTGGCGTCCACGCCCTCATCCACGACGAGACCGGCGCGCTGCTCGCCCACGGTGCCGTGGTGCAGCGGCGCATCCTGCACGACGGACGCTCCCTGCGGATCGGATACGTCGAAGCGGTCGCCGTCCGGCCCGACCGCCAGCGGCAGGGCCTCGGCGGACAGATCATGGGCGCCCTGGAACAGGTCATCGACGCGGCGTACGAACTCGGCGCGCTCTCCGCGTCCGACGACGGCGCGCGGCTCTACCTCTCGCGCGGCTGGCAGGAGTGGAAGGGCGCGGTCGGCACGCTCGGGCCGACGGGCGTGATCCACATGCCTGATGAGGAGCCCCCGCTGCTCTGGGGTGCGGACCTCGACCCGGCGCACGAGATCCTCATCGACTGGCGTGACGGGGACGTGTACTAGCGGCCGCCATCGGCTGTTCCCGCGCGGACGATCATCTTTCCGCGGTTCTCGCCGCGCAGCATCCCCAGGAACGCGTCCACGATCCCGTCGAACCCCTCGACCACCGTCTCGTCGAGACCGACCCGCCCGCTCTGCAGGTGCGGCACCACGAACTCGTAGAGTTCCTCCTGCAGTTCGTAGTAATCGCGCACGAGGAAGCCCTCCATGCGCAGGCTCTTCTCGACGATGTCGGGGAGGTTGCGCAGCGCGTAGGGCGCGCCCGTCGCGTTGTACTGCGCGATCGTGCCGACCCGTACGATCCGTCCGCGCTCGCGCAGCGTGGAGATCGCGGCCTCCAGGTGCTCGCCGCCCACATTGTCGACGTACACGTCGATGCCGTCGGGCGCCGCCTTCGCGAGGAGGTCGGCGGCCGGCCCCGCGTGGTAGTCGAAGACCTCGTCGTAGCCGACGTGCTCGGTGAGGTACGCCGCCTTCGCCGCCGTGCCCGCGCTGCCCACCAGGCGTCCCGCGCCCATGAGCCGGGCCAGGCGGCCGGTGGCCGTGCCGACTCCGCCCGCCGCCGCGGACACGAACAGGTCCTGGCCCGCGCGGAGTTCGGCGACGCGGGTGAGGCCGACGTAGGCGGTGAGACCCGTGCCGCCGAGGATGCCCAGGTGCGCGGAGAGGGGCACGCCGTCGAAGCGGGGGAGGACGCGCACCTCGTCCGGGGTCACCACGGCGTGCGTGCGCCAGCCCTGACGGTGGGCCACGATGTCGCCCTCGGCGAGGGCGGGGTCGCGGGACTCGACGACGCGGCCGATGGTGCGGCCCTCCAGCGGGGCGTGGAGCGCGAAGTCGCCGTCCATCATTTCGCGGTGGTACGGGTCGACGGACCAGTAGAGGCCTTCGACCAGGGCGGTGCCGGGCGTGGGGCGGGGGAGCGGGGACTCCACGAAGGCGAAGTGGTCGGCGGTGGGGAAGCCGTGGGGGCGGGACGTCTGGTGCACGGTGAGCGCGGTGTCGGTCATGTCCGTGACCGTAGGCAGGAATGCGGCCGCCGGGGAGCGGGTTGCGCTCATGGAACGGCCCGGACCATGAAGGGCCCTCATAGAAGCAGGTGAGCCCCGGTGTCCCGGACGACGACGCCCGCCGATCTCGCGCCGCACGAGCTCCGCATCCTGGTCGCGGTCGACCGCGAGCGCGGGTTCTCGGCCGCCGCGCAGGCCCTGGGCCTGACCCAGTCCGCGGTCTCGCACTCCATCCGCGGCACGGAACGCAAGGTCGGTGCCGTGCTGTTCGAACGCGGCAGGAAGGGGGCGACGCCCACCCCTGCGGGGGCCGCGGCGGCCGCGCACGCCCGGCGCGTGCTGCGGCTCCTCGACACACTGGTCGCGGAGGCGCGGGGGGCCGCCCGGGGCGACGGGGGTGCCGAGGGGAGTGCGACGGAGGGGACGCTGCGCATCGCCGCGTTCCGCAGCGCCGCGCTGCACCTGCTGCCGGCCGCTCTGGCACGGCTCGCCGTGAGCCATCCCGGGATCAGGCCGGAGGTGCGGGTGGTGCGCGAGCTGGGCGCGGGCACGGCGGGGGAGGTCGCCGAGGGGCGCGCCGACGTGGGGATCGCGACGCTCGGGGGCAGCTCACCGGTGCCGCCCGGACTCATCGGCGACGTACTCCTCGAAGAGCCCTACGCGCTGGTGCATCCGGCGGGCCACCCCGACCCGCGCTCGCTGCCGCTGGTGGACTGGCACGAGAACTGCGGCTCGTACACGCGGGAGTGGTGGCGTCGGCAGGACTGGATTCCCTCGGCGACCGTCCTGACCGAGGACGACGGAGCAGTGCTCTCGATGGTGAGCAACGGTCACGGAATGGCGATCATGCCCGCCCTCTCCCTCACCGGAGCACCGGACACCGTTGAGATCACCGATCTCGGAACGGAGCGCCCGACCCGCTCCGTGGGCTATGTCACCACCCCTGAGCTGGCCGTTTCCGTAGCCGTACGCGCCCTGATCCGCGAGCTCAGGGCGGCACGCGCGTGAAGCCCGTCTCAGATAGTAGGAAGTCCGAGTAATCGTGGAGACAGACGCTCCGTCCTCCCTTAGCTTGGAAGAAGCCGAACGTCTCGCTCGATCAAGCGAATGGCGGTCGTGAGCCGGAGCCGCGCGCAGGCGAACCCTGCCGCTCCGTCGCTCCCCGCCCCTCCGGCGTCTCGAACGAATACACCCTTCCCTCAAGGAGTGGATCCCCCATGGCCGAGACGACCGCCCGCCGAGTCCGTCACACCTCCCGCACCAGCGACGCCGAGCGCAGGAACGCCGCCGCCGCCCTCCAGCGAGCCCTCGACCGCCGGGACAACGGCGGCGAGACGGGGCACTGAGTCCGCCGGGCTCACCGAGTCCCGCGCACGACCTCGAAGTGGTCGACGCGTTCGCCGTTCTCGGCGAGCGCGGAGACCGAGAGCCTGGGGCGCGCACCTGCTGTGACCTCGACCGCGAGGAACGAGAAGCCGGTGTAGCGCACCCGCGACCACGCCACGGTGTCGGGGTCGTGACGGCGTGACGTCGTCCAGTGGAAGGTCGCGATGCTCTCGCGATCGTGGACGTTGCCCTCGTAGCTGTCCCGCACCCCCGGACCGAAGCCGTACAGGTCCTTGCCCGCGCCGCCCGCGGTGACATACACGATGCCGTCGCGCGTCGGATCGGTCGACGCGCCGACCGGCACGGGCTTGCCGACCTCGCCGTTCTTGATGGCGTCCGTGCGTTCGTACACGTGGTTGTGGCCGTTGACGACCAAATCCACCTGGTGCCTGGTGAACAGCTCAAGCCACGCGTCGCGCACCCCGCCGTCGGAGGCGTGCGTCGACGTCGAGTACATGCAGTGGTGGAAGAAGACCACCACGAAGTCGACGGTGTCGTCCGCGCGCAGCTCGCGCAGGCGCCGGTCGAGCCAGGCGGTCTGTTTTCCGTCCGTGTAGCCCTTGTTGGCGGGGATCTCGTACGAGACGTCGTTGGCGTCGAGTGCGACGACGCCGACATTCCCGTACCGGAAGGAGTAGACGCCCGGCGCGTTCTCCGGGTCGGGGCCGTTCTCCGGCAGCGACCAGCGGGCGCGCTGCCCGCCGTAGCCGTTCGGCGAGTACCACGCCTCCATGTCGTGGTTGCCGGTGGTCACCATCCACGGCACCGACTTCGCGACGGACTCCGTCTGCGCGAGGAAGGTGTCCCAGACGCGCGCGTCGTACGTGTCCGTCTCCTTGCCGTGCCCCGTGGTGTCCGCGTAACAGATGTCGCCCGCGTGCAGGTGGAACGACGGGTTCTGGCCCAGGATCACCTGGTCGTTGGCGAGCGCGTGGTAGCTGACGCCCTGGTCGCCGAAGGCCGTGAAGACGAACTTCTCCGGGTGCGCGGGCGCGGTCCTGAACGTGCCGAGCGTCGCCATCCGCTCGGGCGACGCCGGGTCGAAGCCGTCGTGGCCGACGCCGTAGTAGTACGTCGTGCCGGGCCGCAGGCCGTCGAGCGCCGCGTGCAGGTAGTACTGCTCGACAGCGGGCAGTTTCTTCGACAGCGACGGGGTGCGCAGGTCGCGCACCTCCGCCTCGACCTTCCGGTCGAGCTCCCAGGGCTTCGTCCCCACGCGTACGTAAGGGGACTTGACGGCGAGCGGCACCTGCCAGGAGATCCGCATCTGCGTCTTCGGGTCGGCGCCGAAGGCGAGGTGCCGGCCGAACGGGGCGACGTACCGGCCGTCGACGCGTACGGGTGCGGGCGTGCCGCTCGTGCCCACGGCGGCGGCCGCGGGCGACCCGTCGGCAGTGCCCGAACTGCCCGCCAGCAGGCCGACCCCGCCCACCGCACCCGCCGTCGCGAACGAACTGGCGAGGACCTTGCGGCGGGAGAACTTCGCGCGCAGGTACTCGTGCTGCTCCGGCATGCTCAGCCGCGCCGCGAGCCGCTCCGGGATGCCGACATCGGGAGTGTCCATGGCAGGGAATTTCCCAGTGGGCCCCAACCCCAGCCCTACGCCCGGGTGAACAGAAGCGGTCCGCCAAGCGGCTGTCCGCATGCCGGACACGTCATGTCATCCCGTGGGACGAAGAGTACGGTGCTTGCATGTCGGCCAGTTCTCGCAGCATCAATCTCGCAGTCATCCCCGGAGACGGCATCGGCCAAGAGGTCGTGGCCCAGGGGCTCAAGGTCCTCAACGCCGTGCTTCCGCAGGATGTGAAGCTCGAGACGAAGGAATTCGACTTCGGTGCCAAGCGGTACCACGCGACCGGTGAGACCCTCACCGACGCCGACGTCGAAGAGCTCAAGCAGCACGACGCGATTCTGCTCGGCGCCATCGGCGACCCCTCGGTCCCGTCCGGTGTCCTGGAGCGCGGCTTCCTGCTGAAGCTCCGCTTCCTCTTCGACCACCACGTCAACCTGCGGCCCTCGAAGCTGCTCCCCGGTGTCGCGACGCCCCTCAAGGGCCAGCCCGAGATCGACTTCGTCGTCGTGCGCGAGGGCACCGAGGGTCCGTACACCGGCAACGGCGGCTCGATCCGCACCGGGACGCCGCACGAGGTGGCCACCGAGGTCTCCGTGAACACCGCGTTCGGTGTGGAGCGCGTGGTCCGCGACGCCTTCGCCCGCGCGC from the Streptomyces venezuelae genome contains:
- a CDS encoding lysophospholipid acyltransferase family protein, whose translation is MRTPSPTRPTCKAVTPQGLALPAVLRRALWWTLLTLTGGVERRGRLPRGGCVVVANHSSHADTAALLAALDARHSPAIGAAADYWFASPWRRRICSRLAAGFPVRRTGGGMDDLLTRTDALRAGRAVVLFPEGTRGRDGALGSFHRGALVLAEHAGVPVVPVAIAGTDRLLPKHGRLRPALVRVAVGAPLPASATPAEARDAVAALHRRTTQEPLADSAARKRVAAAAGSRWGLLAGFLWAGAEALSWPLMPELFLAIVCVAAPRRALKLSLAALAGSLAGGLLALQLSASGVQLPQPLTTDRMRAEVRHELAVASAAAVRHQPWNGIPFKVYAREAGRADITPADWLARSALSRGSRTLAVGLAFGALGFLAHRLRRRYPLYLALLGTGFAVGLALIVRGWS
- a CDS encoding LysR family transcriptional regulator; the protein is MSRTTTPADLAPHELRILVAVDRERGFSAAAQALGLTQSAVSHSIRGTERKVGAVLFERGRKGATPTPAGAAAAAHARRVLRLLDTLVAEARGAARGDGGAEGSATEGTLRIAAFRSAALHLLPAALARLAVSHPGIRPEVRVVRELGAGTAGEVAEGRADVGIATLGGSSPVPPGLIGDVLLEEPYALVHPAGHPDPRSLPLVDWHENCGSYTREWWRRQDWIPSATVLTEDDGAVLSMVSNGHGMAIMPALSLTGAPDTVEITDLGTERPTRSVGYVTTPELAVSVAVRALIRELRAARA
- a CDS encoding phosphatidate cytidylyltransferase gives rise to the protein MSAALVVGGVAGEAVGRAVPVVAGVLGAGGVAVAALPSRVRMRAELRKRWRTWALAAPLFLGAFFVGRAGAFALAAGLGVVAVGEYARMAALPRGERAVLGVAAVAVPGIAWAAPDALDLRAVAALLIAAAAVALFSGDADEGFTRACRTLFGLLWIPLPLCGLVLLGDTAVAVGVAVAFGDVGAWCGGTALGRTGPLARALSPLSPDKTWAGVAGAAAATAAALAAVGAFTPVLWAAVLVGCVLGDLMESMVKREAGVKDAGTWLPGFGGLLDRIDSLLVALLLTMAVTL
- a CDS encoding NADP-dependent oxidoreductase, producing MTDTALTVHQTSRPHGFPTADHFAFVESPLPRPTPGTALVEGLYWSVDPYHREMMDGDFALHAPLEGRTIGRVVESRDPALAEGDIVAHRQGWRTHAVVTPDEVRVLPRFDGVPLSAHLGILGGTGLTAYVGLTRVAELRAGQDLFVSAAAGGVGTATGRLARLMGAGRLVGSAGTAAKAAYLTEHVGYDEVFDYHAGPAADLLAKAAPDGIDVYVDNVGGEHLEAAISTLRERGRIVRVGTIAQYNATGAPYALRNLPDIVEKSLRMEGFLVRDYYELQEELYEFVVPHLQSGRVGLDETVVEGFDGIVDAFLGMLRGENRGKMIVRAGTADGGR
- a CDS encoding CDP-alcohol phosphatidyltransferase family protein → MNGLYALKPWYADKLSGVRAALARREVSPDTLTLAGVVCAAGAALTLAIVPSGYAAPLVALLLAARLAFANLDGALARATGRTTRRGALLNELGDRAADLVVLAGFLPLAPLWLVATAGLAATLPSWVSLAGVAAGADRLNGGPVGKTERCALVVVAAASGWTVPVLAVLAAGSALTAALRLGRLWRELDGGAR
- a CDS encoding GNAT family N-acetyltransferase produces the protein MTTLRRAHTSDLTAAELRDARALMDAAFDDDFSDHDWEHGLGGVHALIHDETGALLAHGAVVQRRILHDGRSLRIGYVEAVAVRPDRQRQGLGGQIMGALEQVIDAAYELGALSASDDGARLYLSRGWQEWKGAVGTLGPTGVIHMPDEEPPLLWGADLDPAHEILIDWRDGDVY
- a CDS encoding purple acid phosphatase family protein — encoded protein: MDTPDVGIPERLAARLSMPEQHEYLRAKFSRRKVLASSFATAGAVGGVGLLAGSSGTADGSPAAAAVGTSGTPAPVRVDGRYVAPFGRHLAFGADPKTQMRISWQVPLAVKSPYVRVGTKPWELDRKVEAEVRDLRTPSLSKKLPAVEQYYLHAALDGLRPGTTYYYGVGHDGFDPASPERMATLGTFRTAPAHPEKFVFTAFGDQGVSYHALANDQVILGQNPSFHLHAGDICYADTTGHGKETDTYDARVWDTFLAQTESVAKSVPWMVTTGNHDMEAWYSPNGYGGQRARWSLPENGPDPENAPGVYSFRYGNVGVVALDANDVSYEIPANKGYTDGKQTAWLDRRLRELRADDTVDFVVVFFHHCMYSTSTHASDGGVRDAWLELFTRHQVDLVVNGHNHVYERTDAIKNGEVGKPVPVGASTDPTRDGIVYVTAGGAGKDLYGFGPGVRDSYEGNVHDRESIATFHWTTSRRHDPDTVAWSRVRYTGFSFLAVEVTAGARPRLSVSALAENGERVDHFEVVRGTR